A section of the Bombus huntii isolate Logan2020A chromosome 5, iyBomHunt1.1, whole genome shotgun sequence genome encodes:
- the LOC126865684 gene encoding trafficking protein particle complex subunit 4, with translation MVIYGVYIVSKSGGLIFNHDHNVPRIENERTFNFPLDIKLNYENKKIVVSFGQKDGINVGHVLTAVNGSPVIGRELENGKDVFELLEQPENFPMSLRFSRARMTTNEKIFLASMFYPLFAIASQLSPEPRCSGIEILEADTFRLHCYQTLTGIKFIVVAEPTQSGIEILLKRVYELYADYALKNPFYSLEMPIRCELFETNLQSLLENVEKSGASNV, from the exons atGGTTATTTATGGTGTTTATATCGTATCAAAATCGGGTGGACTAATATTTAATCACGATCACAACGTTCCACGAATTGAAAATGAAAGGACATTTAATTTTCCTcttgatataaaattaaattacgaaAATAAGAAGATTGTCGTCTCATTTGGGCAAAAAGATGGAATTAATG TGGGTCATGTTTTAACTGCAGTAAATGGTAGTCCCGTAATAGGTCGCGAATTGGAGAATGGGAAAGATGTGTTTGAATTGCTAGAACAACCAGAGAATTTTCCTATGTCGCTTAGATTTAGTCGAGCGAGGATGACAACcaatgaaaaaatttttttagcATCAATGTTTTATCCTCTATTTGCAATTGCTAGTCAATTAAGTCCAGAACCCCGCTGTTCTGGCATTGAAATTTTAGAAGCAGATACATTTAGATTACATTGCTACCAAACATTGACTGGAATTAAATTCATTGTGGTAGCAGAACCTACACAAAGTGGAATAGAAATTCTGTTGAAAAGAGTATATGAACTATATGCAGATTATGCTTTGAAAAATCCTTTTTATTCACTGGAAATGCCAATTAGATGTGAATTGTTTGAGACTAATTTACAAAGCTTATTAGAAAATGTTGAGAAGTCTGGTGCTAGCAACGTATAA
- the LOC126865677 gene encoding juvenile hormone epoxide hydrolase 1-like encodes MLKIAAVIALCTTGIAIFLSSTEEHKVPTLPETNWGPKKNGKESTEIRPFKIDVPAKVLDDLKYRLTHRRTYVQPLEDVAWTYGISTKYLNTVLDYWRDKYNWTERQALLNKYPQFITTIQGLDIHFYHVKPTNLPKDKNLKVLPLLILHGWPGSVVEFQKIIPILTKPWPNQNFVFEVIAPSLPGYGFSEGAVRPGMATSQMAVVFKNLMHRLGFEKFYVQGGDWGSLISANMAALFPEKITGLHTNMCVVLMSASNFAWSIIGSYFPSLVGADEHYSLYYPFSTALSALVEESGYLHIQATKPDTIGAALTASPDALAAYILEKFSTWTNKAYKERDDGGLTEKYTLDELLDNIMIYWVSNSITTSVRLYAENFNSAYRALKVDQLPINVPTACAAFPQELLLQPKSLLKSRYPNIIQYNIMPRGGHFAAFEEPKLLADDIFSFVKKTEELKAKSV; translated from the exons atgttgaaaattGCAGCGGTGATAGCGCTTTGCACCACTGGAATAGCTATCTTTTTATC TTCCACGGAAGAACATAAGGTTCCAACGTTACCGGAGACAAACTGGGGACcgaagaaaaatggaaaagagTCTACAGAAATACGACCCTTTAAGATCGATGTACCAGCAAAA GTCTTGGATGATTTAAAATATCGCTTGACACATAGAAGAACGTACGTTCAACCATTGGAAGATGTTGCGTGGACTTACGGTATTTCGACTAAATACCTCAATACGGTACTTGATTATTGGAGAGATAAATATAACTGGACTGAAAGACAGGCGTTGCTAAACAAATATCCTCAGTTTATCACAACTATCCAAG GTTTGGATATACATTTCTATCATGTGAAACCAACAAATCTACCAAAGGATAAGAACTTAAAAGTTCTGCCTCTGCTAATCCTACACGGATGGCCGGGATCAGTTGTGGAATTCCAAAAAATTATACCCATACTAACAAAACCTTGGCCTAATCAGAACTTCGTGTTCGAAGTTATTGCACCGTCACTTCCGGGATACGGTTTCTCAGAAGGAGCGGTACGACCGGGCATGGCCACTAGTCAG ATGGCTGTAGTATTCAAGAATCTGATGCATAGACTTGGCTTTGAAAAGTTTTATGTCCAAGGAGGTGATTGGGGATCTCTTATTTCCGCTAACATGGCTGCTCTATTCCCCGAAAA AATAACTGGCTTACACACAAACATGTGTGTCGTCCTGATGTCAGCGTCTAATTTCGCTTGGTCAATTATTGGTAGCTATTTCCCATCTTTAGTAGGAGCAGACGAACATTATTCACTCTATTATCCCTTCAGTACAGCTTTGTCTGCCCTAGTTGAAGAAAGTGGTTATTTACACATACAGGCTACAAAGCCAGACACTATAG GCGCTGCATTAACTGCCTCGCCTGATGCATTAGCGGCAtatattttggaaaagttcAGCACATGGACAAATAAAGCATATAAAGAACGAGATGATGGTGGTTtaacagaaaaatatacattagACGAGCTGTTAGacaatataatgatatattggGTCAGTAACAGCATTACTACAAGTGTTAGACTTTATGCTGAGAACTTTAATTCAGCATATAGAGCTTTAAAAGTTGATCA attGCCCATAAATGTACCTACAGCTTGTGCAGCATTCCCACAGGAACTATTACTTCAGCCTAAAAGTTTGCTTAAATCAAGATATCCTAACATAattcaatataatattatgCCACGTGGTGGACACTTTGCAGCTTTTGAAGAACCTAAACTCCTAGCTGATGATATTTTCAGTTTTGTTAAAAAAACTGAGGAACTTAAGGCAAAATCTGTATAA
- the LOC126865676 gene encoding serine palmitoyltransferase 2 encodes MATEAITRRKLNEQEQKISRNGLTFYEDILSNGHAGLQINGRVQFPENNTRAEPVKPRSKESFERIPFITAVLTHLGFCILMFLGFINQLLFIPKVAQEHNRKGYAALYEHFEEFYLRYVYRRVRDCWNRPICSVPGATVTLKDRITKDYGWTFQFTGTTSECINLGSYNYLGFAEANGKCADQSIETLKKFGCASCSSRLELGNMPIHEELEQLTARFLGVEDAIVFGMGFATNALNLPSLVSKGCLVLSDEKNHASLILGLRLSGAIVRVFKHNNMKDLEKCLKTAIVFGQPNSGEPWKKIVIVVEGVYSMEGSIVHLPEILQLKKKYKAYLYLDEAHSTGALGKRGRGVCDYYEIDPREVDILMGTFTKSFGSAGGYIAGTKSLINHLRIYSHAHTYAVAMSPPIAQQIITSMKIITGEDGTDDGKRRTKQLARNTRYFRRRLNQIGVIIYGNEDSPVVPMLVYLFSKIGAVVRTLTTYNIAAVGVGFPATPLMEGRIRFCLSAAHTKQQLDYVLSHIESLADSLGLRYSRKVRDPAPIEYYSDGETE; translated from the exons GGCCATGCTGGTTTACAAATCAATGGACGTGTACAG TTTCCAGAAAATAACACGAGGGCAGAGCCAGTGAAACCAAGATCAAAGGAGTCGTTCGAGAGGATACCGTTCATCACTGCTGTGTTAACGCACCTAGGGTTCTGTATCCTTATGTTTTTGGGTTTTATAAACCAATTGCTTTTCATCCCTAAAGTCGCACAAGAACACAATAGGAAG GGTTATGCAGCACTGTACGAACattttgaagaattttatCTTCGATATGTTTACAGAAGAGTGAGGGATTGTTGGAACAGGCCCATATGTTCTGTTCCAGGTGCGACCGTTACACTTAAGGATAGAATAACAAAAGATTATGGATGGACGTTTCA gtTTACAGGAACGACATCAGAATGTATAAATTTAGGGTCGTATAATTACTTGGGCTTCGCGGAGGCAAATGGTAAATGTGCTGATCAAAGTATTGAAACTTTGAAGAAATTTGGCTGTGCTAGTTGCAGTAGTCGCCTCGAACTCG gAAACATGCCAATTCACGAAGAATTAGAGCAACTGACGGCTAGATTTTTGGGCGTGGAGGACGCCATTGTTTTTGGAATGGGTTTTGCAACAAATGCTCTTAATTTGCCCTCGTTAGTAAGCAAAGGTTGTTTAGTATTAAGTGATGAAAAAAATCATGCTTCATTGATACTTGGGCTGAGACTGTCCGGTGCTATTGTAAGAGTGTTTAAGCATAATA ACATGAAGGATCTAGAAAAATGCTTAAAAACTGCAATAGTTTTTGGTCAACCAAATTCTGGAGAACCTTGGAAAAAAATAGTAATTGTAGTGGAAGGCGTTTATTCCATGGAAGGTTCTATTGTACATTTACCTGAGATTTTGCAACTCAAGAAGAAGTACAAA GCATATCTTTATTTGGACGAGGCTCATAGCACTGGTGCATTAGGTAAACGTGGAAGAGGAGTTTGCGATTATTATGAAATTGATCCAAGAGAGGTGGACATACTAATGGGTACTTTTACAAAAAGTTTTGGATCTGCTGGAGGTTATATCGCTGGAACAAAG TCATTAATAAACCATTTAAGGATATACAGTCACGCACATACTTACGCAGTAGCCATGTCACCGCCGATAGCACAACAAATCATAACTTCGATGAAAATAATTACCGGTGAAGATGGTACAGACGATGGAAAGAGAAGAACGAAACAATTAGCAAGAAATACTAGGTACTTTAGGCGCAGACTTAATCAGATTGGAGTTATTATTTATGGGAACGAAGACTCGCCTGTTGTACCTATGTTAGTTTACCTGTTTTCTAAAATAGG CGCAGTCGTGCGAACGTTAACTACGTATAACATAGCTGCAGTAGGTGTTGGATTTCCAGCAACTCCGTTAATGGAAGGCAGAATACGATTTTGTCTTTCTGCTGCACACACTAAACAACAACTAGattat GTATTGTCACATATTGAGAGTCTTGCAGATTCCTTGGGTTTAAGATATTCTCGTAAAGTTCGCGATCCAGCGCCTATTGAATATTATTCCGATGGAGAGACCGAATGA
- the LOC126865685 gene encoding gem-associated protein 6-like, translating into MEENSHFSHKIYKNDPLLFKSYVGKEVNISTEDNNTISGIVYTVDPVSESIVLLQGCQQNNLKIVFGHAIKNIEISPNQLCELPQLFMNAPTSILRSTVEKRKSAVIKLLQENRFPVKEQNDILTIENVLSIKPPYEPADCICDNSIILGRIQNLLSRIQI; encoded by the exons ATGGAAGAGAATTCGCATTTTTCccataaaatttacaaaaatgatCCCTTATTATTTAAGAGTTACGTTGGTAAAGAAGTGAACATTTCAACTGAAGATAATAACACGATTTCTGGTATTGTTTATACGGTTGATCCAGTATCAGAAAG TATTGTACTCCTACAAGGCTGCcaacaaaataatttaaaaattgtatttggccatgcgataaaaaatatagagatCTCTCCAAACCAATTATGCGAATTACCACAATTGTTTATGAACGCACCAACAAGTATTCTTCGATCAACAGTAGAGAAGCGAAAAAGTgctgtaataaaattattgcaagAAAATAGATTCCCCGTAAAAGAACAGAACGATATTTTAACGATAGAAAATGTACTTTCAATAAAACCACCGTATGAACCCGCCGATTGCATTTGCGATAATAGCATTATCTTGGGAAGAATTCAAAATCTTCTTTCCCGTATACAAATTTAA
- the LOC126865679 gene encoding guanine nucleotide exchange factor for Rab-3A-like — protein MEQRKLAKSCDTLARLNKNEHKLFENQNHCIKPLPITFNEEDAEIINNKDSINDSTKLNHCNNSSKPLLCIKDSQNSQEREPPSPTTLQWGRAIAEVKEHAVAKLQDELKRAHEELKLKDEEVTRLSRIKQDVEAELEELTASLFQEAHNMVREANVRQATAERLLEESRMKAEVLAAEVAALKTLVLTSTPAKPNFHLHPQIDTKSRPNSEDTQQGLFARKHRRSPSHFNLKYGRESSPPDSPLKEQRSSLPSDRETLERDWKKDSEKEKDKECKDFGLEVDPRVHTEFLKWKANPCVDKGDPFVGRIFTEDIDLCLDFPNKELGSKVKQAVLDGIIFIEAISDKTKFTFPKKCVLLEAPRQCYYRMRFGDQENQWYSISQICRNRIIAVCDFLNYLRYIERGLVKSSVHDVYWEITRLRKEMAFARLGLALSS, from the exons ATGGAACAAAGAAAACTTGCAAAATCCTGTGACACTCTGGCAAGGTTAAACAAGAATGAACATAAATTGTTTGAAAATCAAAATCATTGTATCAAGCCATTACCTATTACATTTAATGAAGAAGATGCcgaaataataaacaacaaaGATTCCATTAATGATTCAACAAAACTCAACCATTGTAACAACTCCTCAAAACCATTATTATGTATAAAGGACTCTCAA AACTCTCAGGAAAGAGAACCACCCTCACCAACCACTCTACAATGGGGTAGAGCTATAGCAGAAGTAAAGGAACATGCTGTAGCAAAATTACAAGATGAACTTAAGAGAGCACATGAggaattaaaattgaaagatgAAGAAGTCACAAGACTTTCAAGAATTAAACAGGATGTTGAAGCTGAATTGGAGGAACTCACTGCCAGCCTCTTTCAA GAGGCACATAACATGGTACGAGAAGCAAATGTACGTCAAGCTACAGCAGAGCGCCTATTGGAGGAAAGTCGTATGAAAGCTGAAGTTTTGGCTGCAGAAGTAGCGGCTCTAAAAACGTTAGTGTTAACTTCGACGCCGGCTAAACCAAACTTCCATCTACATCCGCAGATCGATACGAAAAGTCGTCCAAACAGTGAAGATACTCAGCAAGGTCTTTTTGCAAGGAAACATCGAAG ATCACCATcgcatttcaatttaaaatacgGTCGAGAGAGTTCTCCACCGGATTCCCCATTGAAAGAACAAAGATCATCTTTACCTTCGGATCGAGAGACACTAGAAAGAGATTGGAAAAAAGATTcagaaaaggagaaagacAAAGAATGCAAAGATTTTGGCCTCGAAGTTGATCCTAGAGTACATACAGAGTTTCTTAAATGGAAAGCTAATCCATGTGTAGACAAAGGTGATCCTTTTGTTGGTAGAATCTTTACAGAAGACATCGATCTTTGCCTTGATTTCCCTAACAAAGAATTGGGTTCAAAAGTTAAACAAGCCGTTCTCGATGGCATCATCTTTATCGAAGCGATCAGCGACAAAACTAAATTCACTTTTCCAAA aAAATGTGTATTGCTTGAAGCACCGCGCCAATGTTATTATCGTATGAGATTCGGAGATCAAGAAAATCAGTGGTACAGCATATCACAAATTTGTCGCAATCGA atTATAGCGGTCTGCGattttttgaattatttacGTTACATTGAACGTGGCCTTGTTAAAAGCTCAG TTCACGATGTTTATTGGGAAATTACTCGATTACGGAAGGAAATGGCATTTGCTCGTTTGGGCCTCGCACTATCGTCTTAA